The following coding sequences lie in one Saccharopolyspora hordei genomic window:
- a CDS encoding NAD(P)H-dependent oxidoreductase subunit E has protein sequence MCVVRDAFVEWARRFGHDETAVLERLQDAAARHGRIDRHDLHAIAEEFGRPVAAVTGAAGYYADLGAPRGTRHVRVCSGTSCFVSAGGHAVPLAEAALGVPSGRTSADGSVSLAEAHCLGYCYAAPTALDGHTPVTGPGFADHLHCGPGPAPAPAIPFHVASRQAVVLAGLTGADRPWQVWPQVVRTGSATEVRAEVAVAGLRGRGGAEFPVAAKWRAAATGPAPRFVVANGDEGDPGSYCDRLLMERDPERVLEGLALAGFATGASRGVVFVRSEYPAAAATMGAAVEAARAAGHLGLGVHGSAVDFDVDVVQGAGSYVAG, from the coding sequence ATGTGCGTGGTGCGGGACGCGTTCGTCGAGTGGGCACGTCGGTTCGGGCACGACGAGACCGCCGTCCTGGAGCGGCTGCAGGACGCGGCGGCGCGACACGGCCGGATCGACCGGCACGACCTGCACGCCATCGCCGAGGAGTTCGGGCGGCCGGTGGCCGCGGTGACGGGCGCGGCCGGGTACTACGCCGACCTCGGCGCGCCGCGCGGGACCCGGCACGTGCGGGTCTGCTCAGGCACCTCGTGCTTCGTCTCGGCCGGGGGCCACGCCGTTCCGCTGGCGGAGGCCGCGCTGGGCGTGCCGTCCGGACGCACCAGCGCCGACGGTTCGGTGTCGTTGGCCGAGGCGCACTGCCTCGGGTACTGCTACGCCGCACCGACCGCGCTGGACGGGCACACCCCGGTCACCGGCCCCGGCTTCGCCGACCACCTGCACTGCGGTCCCGGGCCGGCCCCGGCTCCCGCGATCCCCTTCCACGTGGCCTCCCGGCAGGCCGTGGTGCTCGCGGGGCTGACCGGAGCGGACCGACCGTGGCAGGTGTGGCCGCAGGTCGTCCGCACCGGCTCCGCCACCGAGGTCCGCGCCGAGGTGGCGGTCGCCGGGCTGCGCGGCCGAGGTGGTGCGGAGTTCCCGGTGGCGGCCAAGTGGCGGGCCGCCGCGACCGGTCCGGCGCCGAGGTTCGTGGTGGCCAACGGCGACGAGGGCGATCCCGGCTCCTACTGCGACCGGCTGCTCATGGAGCGCGACCCCGAGCGCGTGCTGGAAGGCCTGGCGCTCGCCGGGTTCGCGACCGGCGCGAGCCGCGGTGTGGTGTTCGTCCGCTCCGAGTACCCGGCGGCTGCCGCGACGATGGGCGCCGCGGTGGAGGCCGCCCGCGCCGCGGGACACCTGGGGCTTGGGGTGCACGGGTCGGCGGTCGACTTCGACGTCGACGTCGTGCAGGGCGCGGGTTCCTACGTCGCCGGGTAG
- a CDS encoding CBS domain-containing protein has translation MRVEEVCRPGTLVCGTTESLTDVARTMVDERVGALAVLDGDQLVGIISERDLVRAIAEGADTEGAAAYAYATHRVETAACDEDTRDVARRMLEAGIRHIPVKRGHEVIGVVSMRDLLTAETWL, from the coding sequence ATGCGAGTCGAGGAAGTCTGCCGCCCCGGAACGCTCGTCTGCGGAACGACCGAGTCGCTCACCGACGTGGCGCGAACGATGGTCGACGAGCGCGTCGGCGCCCTCGCCGTCCTCGACGGTGACCAGCTCGTCGGCATCATCTCCGAACGCGACCTCGTCCGGGCCATCGCCGAAGGGGCCGACACGGAGGGGGCCGCCGCCTACGCGTACGCGACCCACCGGGTCGAGACGGCGGCGTGCGACGAGGACACCCGGGACGTCGCGCGCCGGATGCTCGAGGCCGGCATCCGGCACATCCCGGTCAAGCGGGGCCACGAGGTCATCGGCGTGGTGTCCATGCGCGACCTCCTCACCGCCGAGACGTGGCTGTGA
- a CDS encoding NADH-ubiquinone oxidoreductase-F iron-sulfur binding region domain-containing protein has protein sequence MQGLRGTVRPRPPYPTGSGLWGRPTAVNNVETLAAVPWVLRHGGAAYAKLGAPAETGTKLVCLSQRFRNPGVYEVELVVPLRYLVDALGGGVEPGYRLRCLQVCGPLGGFLSPDELDLPLLGDALADAGVALGHGSLVAVDDRITAHELLRHVWRFAAAESCGACTPCRVGTRRGLELTGDSAGARTVLSRQDDLLEVMATGSLCAFGRGVPTAVRSLVRVYRDELLAGEP, from the coding sequence GTGCAGGGGCTGCGCGGCACCGTGCGCCCCCGGCCGCCGTACCCGACGGGTTCCGGGCTGTGGGGGCGGCCGACCGCGGTGAACAACGTCGAGACGCTCGCCGCGGTGCCCTGGGTGCTGCGCCACGGCGGTGCCGCCTACGCGAAGCTCGGCGCCCCGGCCGAGACCGGCACCAAGCTCGTCTGCCTGAGCCAGCGGTTCCGCAACCCCGGCGTGTACGAGGTCGAGCTCGTCGTCCCGCTGCGCTACCTGGTCGACGCCCTCGGCGGTGGCGTCGAACCCGGCTACCGGCTGCGGTGCCTGCAGGTCTGCGGGCCGCTCGGCGGTTTCCTCTCCCCCGACGAGCTGGACCTCCCGCTGCTCGGTGACGCCCTCGCCGACGCCGGGGTCGCGCTGGGGCACGGCAGTCTCGTCGCGGTCGACGACCGGATCACCGCGCACGAGCTGCTGCGGCACGTGTGGCGGTTCGCGGCCGCCGAGAGCTGCGGCGCCTGCACGCCCTGCCGCGTCGGCACACGACGGGGCCTGGAGCTGACCGGCGACTCGGCGGGAGCGAGGACGGTCCTGTCGCGGCAGGACGACCTGCTGGAGGTGATGGCCACCGGCAGCCTGTGCGCCTTCGGGCGCGGCGTGCCCACGGCGGTGCGCAGCCTGGTGCGCGTCTACCGGGACGAACTGCTCGCCGGAGAACCCTGA
- a CDS encoding universal stress protein, translating to MAAPQGRSQQAVVVGVDGSESSVRAASWAATEALRSSAPLRLVLVTNDPEREPHAKAVVRDVSDTCRQVSDQLEITEEVSTGHPAEELVRLSASARLVVVGSRGQGAFREVLLGSTSAAVATHASSPVVVVPAAPLPTAGPVVVGVAGSPGCAPALWFAFTAAEELGTELVALQALPNAYFIPGPYDHPDRDELIAQAEQGLADQVAAPSREHPSVPVRQVVSNVPPVEALREAGQDAQLLVVGHRGLGGFTGLLVGSVARGVLHHPPCPVAVVPS from the coding sequence ATGGCCGCACCGCAGGGGCGTTCGCAGCAGGCCGTCGTCGTCGGGGTGGACGGTTCGGAGTCGTCGGTGCGCGCGGCGTCGTGGGCGGCGACGGAAGCGCTCCGCTCGTCGGCTCCGCTCCGCTTGGTCCTGGTCACCAACGACCCGGAGCGCGAGCCGCACGCCAAGGCGGTGGTGCGCGACGTCAGCGACACCTGCCGGCAGGTGTCGGACCAGCTGGAGATCACCGAAGAGGTCAGCACCGGGCACCCCGCCGAGGAACTGGTGCGCCTGTCGGCCTCCGCCCGGCTGGTGGTGGTCGGTTCCCGCGGGCAAGGTGCGTTCCGGGAGGTCCTGCTGGGGTCCACCAGCGCGGCGGTCGCCACGCACGCGTCCTCGCCCGTCGTGGTCGTGCCGGCTGCGCCGCTGCCGACGGCGGGGCCCGTCGTCGTCGGGGTCGCCGGCTCGCCGGGGTGCGCGCCGGCGCTGTGGTTCGCCTTCACCGCGGCCGAGGAGCTGGGCACTGAGCTGGTGGCGCTGCAGGCGCTGCCGAACGCCTACTTCATCCCCGGCCCCTACGACCACCCCGACCGCGACGAGCTCATCGCCCAGGCCGAGCAGGGGCTCGCCGACCAGGTGGCGGCCCCGAGCCGCGAGCACCCCAGCGTCCCGGTGCGCCAGGTGGTGTCGAACGTCCCGCCGGTGGAGGCGCTGCGCGAGGCCGGTCAGGACGCGCAGCTGCTCGTGGTCGGGCACCGCGGACTGGGCGGGTTCACGGGCTTGCTGGTGGGCTCGGTCGCCCGCGGGGTCCTGCACCACCCGCCGTGCCCGGTCGCGGTGGTACCGAGCTGA
- the fdhF gene encoding formate dehydrogenase subunit alpha: MRVHVDVTTVDVPEGATVLESVRAAGAELPALCHDDRVSPRGSCRTCLVGADGRVVAACTTPAVDGMRVSLADPVARGAARGALELVVSELPGRAWDVPAERSELVRACACFGIPTDRSARGGHQRGVDHSHPYVKLDRDLCIACGRCVAVCAEVQGTFALDLTGRGFDTVVTPGDGGSWVSSPCVGCGGCVDSCPTGALSEPGLLDPRPTTSTTTTTCGYCGVGCTLDVHVRDGEVAAVTPTRGAPVNRGHACVKGRFAHGFTRAEDRLTTPLVRRDGRLVPTTWDDAVRTVAHRLAAVRDRHGPDAIAMISSARATNEENYLAQKFVRTVIGTNNVDNCSRLCHAPSATGLSASFGLAGGTNPLDDLDHTDCVLLVGANPTDAHPVVGARIKQRVLAGARLVVVDPRRTELAALADVHLQAVPGSNVAVFNGLAHVLITEDHLDHDFLDRRTTGFDALAELVRDYPPDTTAEIAGVRAADLVAAARLFGQARHPAIVYGLGVTEHRHGTDGVRTLANLALLRGAVGTPGCCGILPLRGQNNVQGASDMGALPDLLPGYQPVTDAAVRDRFSAAWGRPVPERPGLRIPQMFDAAIAGEVRAIHVIGENVVQSDPNAEHVRAALRACDLVVCHDVFPSRTAEHADVVLPAASFLEKDGTFVNFDRRFQRVRPAVSPPGGAASDFAVLHRIAHALGADLGCPTPADALAECAALTPVFAGLSHQRLDAGGPLHWPCRAPDQPGEAVLHLDRFATPDGRAALAALPHLPPGEQPDGEFPYLLITGRRLEHHNTGSMTRRTPNAELLPAEALEIHPTDAAHLRVVDGADVTVTSRWGRAALTAHLTRDVVPGQVFAAFHFPGATVNDLTSPHTDTATGCPEYKVTAVQVRPGPP; encoded by the coding sequence ATGCGCGTGCACGTCGACGTGACCACTGTGGACGTTCCGGAGGGCGCGACCGTCCTGGAGTCCGTGCGCGCCGCCGGCGCCGAGCTGCCGGCGCTGTGCCACGACGACCGGGTGTCGCCGCGCGGGTCGTGCCGGACCTGCCTGGTCGGGGCGGACGGCCGCGTCGTCGCCGCGTGCACCACGCCCGCCGTGGACGGCATGCGCGTCAGCCTCGCCGACCCCGTCGCCCGAGGTGCCGCGAGGGGTGCGCTGGAACTGGTCGTCTCGGAACTCCCCGGGCGGGCGTGGGACGTTCCGGCCGAGCGCAGCGAACTCGTCCGGGCGTGCGCCTGCTTCGGCATCCCCACCGACCGTTCGGCCCGCGGCGGCCACCAGCGCGGGGTGGACCACTCCCACCCCTACGTCAAGCTCGACCGCGACCTGTGCATCGCGTGCGGGCGGTGCGTGGCCGTGTGCGCCGAGGTGCAGGGCACCTTCGCCCTGGACCTGACCGGCCGCGGCTTCGACACCGTCGTCACGCCCGGGGACGGTGGGTCGTGGGTGTCCTCGCCCTGCGTCGGGTGCGGCGGGTGCGTGGACAGCTGCCCCACCGGCGCGCTGTCCGAGCCCGGCCTGCTCGACCCCCGGCCCACCACGTCGACGACCACGACCACCTGCGGGTACTGCGGTGTCGGCTGCACGCTCGACGTCCACGTCCGGGACGGCGAGGTCGCCGCCGTCACCCCGACCCGCGGTGCGCCGGTCAACCGCGGGCACGCCTGCGTCAAGGGCCGCTTCGCACACGGCTTCACCCGCGCCGAGGACCGCCTCACCACACCGCTGGTCCGCCGCGACGGCCGGCTCGTCCCGACCACGTGGGACGACGCCGTCCGCACGGTCGCGCACCGGTTGGCCGCCGTCCGGGACCGGCACGGCCCGGACGCCATCGCGATGATCTCCTCCGCCCGGGCCACCAACGAGGAGAACTACCTGGCGCAGAAGTTCGTCCGCACCGTCATCGGCACCAACAACGTCGACAACTGCTCCCGCCTGTGCCACGCGCCGTCCGCGACCGGGCTCAGCGCCTCCTTCGGCCTCGCCGGCGGCACCAACCCGCTCGACGACCTCGACCACACCGACTGCGTCCTGCTGGTGGGCGCCAATCCCACCGACGCGCACCCGGTCGTCGGCGCCCGCATCAAGCAGCGCGTCCTGGCCGGGGCGCGGCTGGTCGTCGTCGACCCCCGCCGCACCGAACTGGCCGCCCTCGCCGACGTCCACCTGCAGGCCGTCCCCGGCTCCAACGTCGCCGTCTTCAACGGGCTCGCCCACGTGCTCATCACCGAGGACCACCTCGACCACGACTTCCTCGACCGCCGCACCACGGGTTTCGACGCCCTCGCCGAGCTGGTGCGGGACTACCCGCCGGACACCACCGCCGAGATCGCCGGGGTGCGGGCCGCCGACCTCGTCGCCGCGGCGAGGCTCTTCGGCCAGGCACGACACCCGGCCATCGTCTACGGGCTCGGCGTCACCGAGCACCGCCACGGCACCGACGGTGTGCGCACCCTGGCCAACCTCGCCCTCCTGCGCGGCGCGGTCGGCACCCCCGGGTGCTGCGGGATCCTGCCGCTGCGCGGGCAGAACAACGTGCAGGGCGCCTCCGACATGGGGGCGCTGCCGGACCTGCTGCCCGGCTACCAGCCGGTGACCGACGCCGCGGTCCGGGACCGCTTCTCCGCTGCCTGGGGCCGGCCCGTGCCGGAACGCCCGGGACTGCGGATCCCGCAGATGTTCGACGCCGCGATCGCCGGTGAGGTGCGGGCGATCCACGTCATCGGCGAGAACGTCGTGCAGAGCGACCCGAACGCCGAGCACGTCCGCGCCGCCCTCCGCGCCTGCGACCTCGTGGTCTGCCACGACGTCTTCCCGTCCCGCACGGCCGAGCACGCCGACGTCGTGCTGCCCGCCGCCTCGTTCCTGGAGAAGGACGGCACGTTCGTCAACTTCGACCGCCGCTTCCAACGGGTCCGGCCGGCCGTCAGCCCGCCGGGAGGAGCGGCCAGCGACTTCGCCGTCCTGCACCGCATCGCCCACGCCCTCGGGGCGGACCTGGGCTGCCCCACCCCCGCCGACGCGCTCGCCGAGTGCGCCGCGCTGACCCCGGTGTTCGCCGGCCTGTCGCACCAGCGGCTCGACGCCGGAGGTCCGCTGCACTGGCCCTGCCGCGCGCCCGACCAGCCGGGCGAGGCGGTGCTGCACCTCGACCGGTTCGCCACCCCGGACGGCCGCGCCGCGCTCGCCGCGCTCCCCCACCTCCCGCCCGGGGAGCAGCCCGACGGCGAGTTCCCGTACCTGCTCATCACCGGTCGGCGGCTGGAGCACCACAACACCGGGTCCATGACCCGCCGCACCCCGAACGCCGAGCTGCTGCCCGCCGAAGCGCTCGAGATCCACCCCACCGACGCCGCGCACCTGCGCGTGGTGGACGGCGCGGACGTGACCGTCACCAGCCGGTGGGGACGGGCCGCCCTCACCGCGCACCTCACCCGGGACGTGGTGCCCGGCCAGGTGTTCGCGGCGTTCCACTTCCCGGGGGCCACCGTCAACGACCTCACCTCCCCGCACACCGACACCGCCACCGGCTGCCCGGAGTACAAGGTCACCGCCGTCCAGGTCCGTCCCGGCCCACCGTGA
- a CDS encoding universal stress protein: MVARRPLVVGVDGSPASARALRWAWGEARRRGAPVHVLMVWHSHAVLAGPLLMHPELAPHHVREQRWRELTDLVRDCVGGESGPEVHVELVDGDAAEVLADRSADAALLVLGDRGSGRVADAVLGSTALRCIHRARCPVVVVPPGVRPDQGGVEPGAASRDPVLG; the protein is encoded by the coding sequence ATGGTTGCTCGACGACCCTTGGTGGTCGGTGTCGACGGTTCACCGGCGAGTGCACGCGCGCTGCGCTGGGCGTGGGGCGAGGCCCGTCGGCGCGGTGCGCCGGTGCACGTGCTCATGGTGTGGCACTCGCACGCGGTCCTGGCCGGTCCGCTGCTGATGCACCCGGAACTGGCTCCGCACCACGTCCGCGAACAGCGCTGGCGGGAACTGACCGACCTCGTGCGCGACTGCGTGGGAGGGGAGTCCGGGCCGGAGGTGCACGTCGAGCTCGTCGACGGGGACGCCGCCGAGGTCCTCGCGGACCGGTCGGCGGACGCCGCGCTGCTGGTGCTCGGCGACCGCGGGAGCGGGCGGGTGGCCGACGCGGTCCTGGGCAGCACGGCGCTGCGCTGCATCCACCGGGCGCGCTGCCCGGTGGTGGTCGTGCCGCCGGGCGTCCGACCGGACCAGGGTGGCGTCGAGCCGGGAGCCGCGTCCCGCGACCCCGTCCTCGGCTGA
- a CDS encoding MarR family transcriptional regulator has product MDDVADGLYEVAAFVGRHLLDRHGLSRTAMACLGRLNREGPTRLTALAASENVSQPSMSQLVHRLQRQGLVTRTDDPDDGRATLIAITDHGRELITVLRREQRQRLEKLMASLPANDAATLQLAMQVATPIVRKLTDLAHDVDS; this is encoded by the coding sequence GTGGATGACGTCGCGGACGGGCTCTACGAGGTGGCCGCCTTCGTGGGGCGGCACCTCCTGGACCGGCACGGCCTGTCCAGGACGGCGATGGCCTGCCTCGGCCGCCTGAACCGCGAGGGCCCCACCCGCCTGACCGCCTTGGCCGCCTCGGAGAACGTCAGCCAGCCGTCGATGAGCCAGCTGGTCCACCGGCTCCAGCGGCAGGGCCTGGTGACCCGGACCGACGACCCCGACGACGGTCGCGCCACGCTCATCGCCATCACCGACCACGGCCGCGAGCTGATCACCGTCCTGCGCCGGGAACAGCGCCAGCGGCTCGAGAAGCTCATGGCGTCGTTGCCGGCGAACGACGCCGCCACGCTGCAGCTCGCGATGCAGGTCGCCACACCGATCGTCCGCAAGCTGACCGACCTGGCACACGACGTCGACTCCTGA
- a CDS encoding CBS domain-containing protein, whose amino-acid sequence MSSAHELATSPVVAVRPELDAMVALQEMYRRGVHHLAVVRGDDVLGLVSTSDLLFGIAAERIGEVVPVGSVCHAPAPRVDAGADLSDAARRMIEARTDALLVLRGDQVCGVLTAVDLVRDIAQRGQSEDATEGSAAPGGQRT is encoded by the coding sequence ATGAGCAGCGCGCACGAGCTCGCGACGTCTCCGGTGGTCGCGGTGCGGCCGGAGCTGGACGCGATGGTGGCCCTGCAGGAGATGTACCGCCGCGGCGTGCACCACCTCGCCGTGGTGCGCGGCGACGACGTCCTGGGGCTGGTGAGCACCTCCGACCTGCTGTTCGGCATCGCCGCCGAGCGCATCGGCGAGGTGGTCCCGGTGGGGTCGGTCTGCCACGCACCGGCGCCGCGGGTGGACGCCGGCGCCGACCTCTCCGACGCCGCGCGGCGCATGATCGAGGCCCGCACGGACGCCCTGCTCGTCCTGCGCGGCGACCAGGTGTGCGGGGTGCTCACCGCGGTCGACCTCGTCCGGGACATCGCCCAGCGCGGACAGTCCGAAGACGCGACCGAGGGGTCCGCCGCCCCCGGTGGTCAGCGGACGTGA
- a CDS encoding cytochrome P450 — MAAPVETDPNAVPEYPQPRDGRCPFAPAPGVRDLQSRAPLTRVRLWDGSTPWLVTRYEDYRALLADPRLSADATKDGYPSPSAGLKARRSTNPTFISMDDPEHARLRRMVTAPFAIKRVEALRPRVQRIVDDLVDDLLAGPKPVDLVEAFALPTPSLVICELLGVPYTDHDFFQQNSRVLVKRDATAEESMAAQARLIEYIDDLIARKTTEPADDLLSSLAARVNDGELTRARAASMGMLLLVAGHETTANMIALGTLALLENPAQLALLRDSEDPKFVAGAVEELLRYLTITHMGRRRVALEDIEHGGQTIRAGEGVVLAGEAGNWDPEVFDAPDRLDLTRDARRHVAFGFGVHQCLGQPLARVELQVAYPTLLRRVPGLRLATSVDEVPFKHDGQVYGVYELPVTW; from the coding sequence ATGGCCGCCCCGGTCGAGACCGACCCGAACGCCGTGCCGGAGTACCCCCAGCCCCGGGACGGACGGTGCCCGTTCGCCCCCGCTCCTGGTGTGCGTGACCTGCAGAGCCGCGCTCCGCTCACGCGAGTCCGCCTGTGGGACGGCAGCACTCCGTGGCTGGTCACCCGGTACGAGGACTACCGGGCGCTGCTGGCCGACCCCCGGCTCAGCGCGGACGCGACCAAGGACGGCTACCCCTCTCCCAGTGCCGGCCTGAAGGCGCGGCGGAGCACGAACCCGACGTTCATCTCGATGGACGACCCGGAGCACGCCCGGCTCCGTCGCATGGTGACCGCACCGTTCGCCATCAAGCGCGTCGAAGCGCTGCGACCGCGGGTCCAGCGCATCGTCGACGACCTCGTCGACGACCTGCTCGCCGGCCCGAAGCCCGTCGACCTGGTGGAGGCGTTCGCCCTGCCGACGCCGTCCCTGGTCATCTGCGAGCTGCTCGGCGTTCCCTACACCGACCACGACTTCTTCCAGCAGAACAGCCGGGTCCTGGTCAAGCGCGACGCCACGGCGGAGGAGTCGATGGCCGCGCAGGCACGGCTGATCGAGTACATCGACGACCTGATCGCGCGGAAGACCACCGAGCCGGCCGACGACCTGCTCTCCTCCCTCGCCGCGCGGGTCAACGACGGCGAGCTCACCCGCGCCCGCGCCGCGTCCATGGGCATGCTGCTGCTCGTCGCCGGTCACGAGACGACGGCGAACATGATCGCCCTGGGCACCCTGGCCCTGCTGGAGAACCCGGCCCAGCTGGCCCTGCTGCGCGATTCCGAGGACCCGAAGTTCGTCGCGGGCGCGGTGGAGGAGCTGCTGCGCTACCTCACCATCACGCACATGGGACGACGCCGGGTGGCGCTGGAGGACATCGAGCACGGCGGCCAGACCATCCGGGCCGGCGAGGGCGTGGTGCTCGCCGGCGAGGCCGGCAACTGGGACCCCGAGGTGTTCGACGCCCCGGACCGGCTCGACCTCACCCGGGACGCCCGGCGGCACGTCGCCTTCGGCTTCGGCGTGCACCAGTGCCTGGGACAGCCGCTCGCGCGCGTGGAGCTGCAGGTGGCCTACCCGACCCTGCTCCGCCGCGTCCCGGGACTGCGACTGGCGACGAGCGTCGACGAGGTCCCGTTCAAGCACGACGGCCAGGTCTACGGGGTCTACGAACTGCCCGTCACCTGGTGA
- a CDS encoding NAD(P)/FAD-dependent oxidoreductase, producing the protein MSATPENVVIVGASATGLTTAQHLRRQGYEGKLTLVGDEEHLPYDRPPLSKQVLAGTWEPERVLLRSEDALAELDVTLVLGQPATGLDLGAKELSLGDGTALGYDALVVATGVTPRDLPGTDLDGVHRLRTLDDALALRAALLAGPKVVVVGAGFLGAEVAAVAREMGLEVTLVDPLPVPMLRQFGPQVGELVGAMHRDHGTVLRCGTEVAGFRSSGGRVTGVELGDGSVLDADVVLVAVGSVPATGWLEGSGLPLGNGVECTDHCRAAPDVYAGGDVASWYNPHFGTRMRLEHRMNATEQAMAIASAIVGDERPFAPIPYFWTDQYDTKLQAYGTFPDGARVQVLDGDPDERAFVAAYLVDDVVVGVLGWNHPRTLREARKLVVDRASLDVAS; encoded by the coding sequence ATGAGCGCCACTCCCGAGAACGTGGTCATCGTCGGCGCGTCCGCCACCGGCCTGACCACCGCGCAACACCTGAGGAGGCAGGGCTACGAGGGGAAGCTGACCCTCGTCGGCGACGAGGAGCACCTCCCCTACGACCGCCCGCCGCTGTCCAAGCAGGTCCTGGCGGGCACCTGGGAGCCCGAGCGCGTCCTGCTCCGGAGCGAGGACGCGCTCGCCGAGCTCGACGTGACGCTCGTGCTGGGGCAGCCCGCGACGGGCCTGGACCTCGGCGCCAAGGAGCTCAGCCTCGGTGACGGCACCGCGCTGGGCTACGACGCCCTGGTGGTCGCCACCGGAGTCACGCCACGGGACCTGCCGGGGACGGACCTGGACGGCGTCCACCGCCTGCGGACGCTGGACGACGCGCTCGCGCTGCGCGCCGCGCTGCTGGCCGGTCCGAAGGTGGTCGTCGTCGGCGCCGGGTTCTTGGGTGCCGAGGTCGCCGCCGTCGCCCGGGAGATGGGGCTGGAGGTGACCCTGGTCGACCCGCTGCCGGTGCCCATGCTGCGCCAGTTCGGCCCCCAGGTCGGCGAGCTGGTCGGCGCGATGCACCGCGACCACGGCACCGTCCTGCGGTGCGGGACCGAGGTCGCGGGGTTCCGCAGCAGCGGAGGACGCGTCACGGGCGTCGAGCTCGGTGACGGATCGGTGCTCGACGCCGACGTCGTGCTCGTCGCGGTCGGGTCCGTGCCCGCGACGGGGTGGCTGGAGGGCTCCGGCCTGCCGCTGGGCAACGGTGTCGAGTGCACCGACCACTGCCGCGCGGCGCCCGACGTCTACGCCGGCGGCGACGTCGCGTCCTGGTACAACCCGCACTTCGGGACCCGGATGCGCCTGGAGCACCGGATGAACGCCACCGAGCAGGCGATGGCGATCGCCTCGGCGATCGTCGGTGACGAGCGGCCGTTCGCGCCGATCCCGTACTTCTGGACCGACCAGTACGACACCAAGCTCCAGGCCTACGGGACCTTCCCGGACGGCGCGCGGGTCCAGGTGCTCGACGGCGACCCGGACGAGCGCGCGTTCGTCGCCGCGTACCTCGTCGACGACGTGGTCGTCGGCGTGCTCGGCTGGAACCACCCGCGCACGCTGCGTGAGGCCCGCAAGCTGGTCGTCGACCGGGCGTCGCTCGACGTCGCGAGCTGA
- a CDS encoding ferredoxin — protein sequence MKVIVDKDACVGSGQCVLAAEDVFDQDDDGIAVLLQENPSEERAEDVRQAAAVCPALAIRIEG from the coding sequence GTGAAGGTCATCGTCGACAAGGACGCCTGCGTCGGATCCGGGCAGTGCGTGCTGGCTGCCGAGGACGTCTTCGACCAGGACGACGACGGCATCGCCGTGCTGCTGCAGGAGAACCCGTCGGAGGAGCGCGCCGAGGACGTCCGCCAGGCCGCCGCCGTCTGCCCCGCACTGGCGATCCGGATCGAGGGATGA